The following are from one region of the Mesorhizobium sp. B2-8-5 genome:
- a CDS encoding ABC transporter substrate-binding protein: protein MKRLALSFAFSLLASAAFAFPVTVDSCGKPLTFDAPPKRAVIQDLNMAEMAFALKLQPSIVGLTGITGWYKVGPEFKAEQGPIPELAPKYPTLESLVAVQPDFFFAGWYYGMKPGGEVTPDTLAPHGIKTLVLTESCVHLDKNRPAASMDLLYGDVEKLGKIFGKETEAEKLVAGWKAELADITAKVGDRKGTRVFLYDSGEDKPFTAGKFAIPNAMIAAAGGENIMADMETNWGNTDWETVASRNPQFLILLDYQDGGGYRKLFDFLKVHPAMKETDAVRNERFVALRYAELTPGPANIEAIGKIARAMYPEAF from the coding sequence GTGAAACGCCTCGCTTTGTCGTTTGCCTTCTCGCTTCTCGCCTCGGCCGCCTTCGCCTTCCCGGTCACCGTCGACAGCTGCGGCAAGCCGCTCACCTTCGATGCACCGCCAAAACGCGCCGTCATCCAGGACCTCAACATGGCCGAGATGGCCTTCGCGCTGAAGCTGCAGCCGTCGATCGTCGGGCTTACCGGCATCACCGGCTGGTACAAGGTCGGCCCCGAGTTCAAGGCCGAGCAGGGCCCCATCCCGGAGCTGGCGCCAAAATATCCGACGCTGGAAAGCCTCGTCGCCGTGCAGCCGGATTTCTTCTTCGCCGGCTGGTACTACGGCATGAAACCGGGCGGCGAGGTCACGCCCGACACGCTCGCCCCGCACGGCATCAAGACGCTGGTGCTGACCGAAAGCTGCGTCCATCTCGACAAGAACCGGCCCGCCGCCTCGATGGACTTGCTCTATGGCGATGTCGAGAAGCTCGGCAAGATCTTCGGCAAGGAGACGGAGGCCGAAAAGCTGGTCGCCGGCTGGAAGGCCGAGCTTGCCGATATCACCGCCAAGGTCGGCGACCGCAAGGGCACGCGCGTGTTCCTCTACGATTCCGGCGAGGACAAGCCCTTCACCGCCGGCAAGTTCGCCATTCCCAACGCCATGATCGCAGCCGCCGGCGGCGAGAACATCATGGCCGACATGGAGACGAACTGGGGCAACACCGACTGGGAGACGGTCGCCTCGCGCAATCCGCAGTTCCTTATCCTGCTCGATTACCAAGATGGCGGCGGCTACAGGAAGCTGTTCGATTTCCTTAAAGTCCATCCGGCCATGAAGGAGACCGACGCTGTCAGGAACGAGCGCTTCGTCGCG
- a CDS encoding ABC transporter ATP-binding protein produces the protein MSAPLLEARDLGATANGRTLVEDVSLSLAAGERLAIIGPNGAGKTTLLRMLCGALSPSHGEVRLAGRRLDRITAAERALSIAVVGQTDQPDPRLALIDYVELGRVPHAGLRRRHDDRDIVVEALRRTGLLPLLARSIGSLSGGERQRAQLARAIAQEPKILFLDEPTNHLDPRARAELLELVAEFSMTVVAVLHDLALVAPFATNVAVMSNARLHALAPPREALAQPHIREVFGIDVLRLRHPTEDRELTVFELPTRASSSS, from the coding sequence GTGAGCGCGCCCCTGCTTGAAGCCCGCGATCTGGGCGCCACGGCAAACGGCCGGACGCTGGTCGAGGATGTCAGCCTGTCGCTGGCGGCGGGTGAGCGCCTCGCCATTATCGGCCCGAACGGCGCCGGCAAGACGACTCTGCTGCGAATGTTGTGCGGGGCGTTGTCGCCGAGCCACGGCGAGGTTCGCCTGGCCGGGCGCCGGCTGGATAGGATCACCGCCGCCGAGCGGGCGCTCAGCATCGCCGTCGTCGGCCAGACGGACCAGCCGGATCCACGGCTGGCGCTCATCGACTATGTCGAGCTTGGCCGCGTCCCGCATGCCGGCCTGAGGCGCCGGCACGACGACCGCGACATCGTCGTCGAAGCACTGCGCCGGACGGGGCTCTTGCCACTGCTCGCGCGCAGCATCGGCTCGCTCTCCGGCGGCGAGCGCCAGCGCGCACAGCTCGCCCGTGCCATCGCGCAAGAGCCGAAGATCCTGTTCCTCGACGAGCCGACCAACCACCTTGACCCGCGCGCCCGCGCAGAACTGCTCGAACTGGTGGCCGAATTCAGCATGACCGTGGTCGCCGTGCTGCACGATCTCGCCTTGGTGGCGCCCTTCGCCACCAACGTCGCGGTGATGAGCAACGCCCGGCTGCACGCGCTGGCGCCGCCCCGCGAGGCGCTGGCGCAGCCGCATATCCGCGAGGTTTTCGGCATCGACGTGCTGCGCCTGCGGCACCCGACCGAGGACCGCGAGCTCACCGTCTTCGAGCTGCCCACGCGCGCTTCCTCGTCATCCTGA
- a CDS encoding DUF1636 family protein, whose translation MTGLRSGEGLCADLRSRLSLQPAPSFAVETIDCMAGCARPLTVAFKAQGKATYLFGSIDRGTDAGALVEFARLYASLPDGWCNSGQRPARLAGKILARIPAAGKAREQVR comes from the coding sequence GTGACCGGACTGAGGTCCGGCGAGGGTTTGTGCGCCGACCTGCGTTCCAGGCTTTCCTTGCAGCCGGCGCCTTCCTTTGCCGTCGAGACCATCGACTGCATGGCGGGTTGCGCGCGGCCGCTCACCGTGGCCTTCAAGGCGCAAGGCAAAGCCACCTATCTCTTCGGTTCCATCGACAGGGGCACCGACGCCGGCGCGCTGGTGGAATTTGCCAGGCTCTATGCCTCGCTGCCCGACGGCTGGTGCAATTCCGGCCAGCGCCCGGCAAGGCTCGCCGGCAAGATACTGGCGCGCATCCCCGCCGCGGGTAAGGCCAGGGAGCAAGTCCGGTGA
- a CDS encoding AraC family transcriptional regulator produces the protein MNPTEKALWFVESHLPDAISLDEIAASSGVSRFHVTRAFGAATGRSVMGYMRARRLSEAARKLAGGAPDILLVALDAGYGSHEAFTRAFREAFGTTPELVRAQGSTQNLDLVEPILMDSSLLTTLEPPRFETSRPFLIAGLGERYSCETSAGIPMQWQRFAPYIGNIPGEVPGVFYGVCTNGDDAGNFDYVVGVEVTDFSDLPKDFYRVRVPARKYAVFSHREHISAIRRTINTIWNSWLPPSGHEIADAPEFERYGPEFDARTGNGGLEIWLPVKG, from the coding sequence ATGAACCCGACCGAGAAAGCGCTGTGGTTTGTCGAAAGCCATCTGCCGGACGCGATCAGCCTCGACGAAATAGCGGCAAGCAGCGGCGTGTCGCGCTTCCATGTGACGCGCGCCTTCGGCGCCGCCACGGGACGATCGGTCATGGGTTATATGCGAGCGCGCCGCTTGAGCGAAGCGGCGCGCAAGCTGGCCGGCGGCGCGCCCGATATTCTTTTGGTCGCGCTCGATGCCGGCTACGGCTCGCATGAGGCTTTCACGCGGGCCTTTCGCGAGGCGTTCGGCACCACGCCGGAATTGGTGCGCGCGCAAGGCTCGACCCAAAACCTCGACCTCGTGGAGCCCATTCTGATGGACAGTTCGCTTCTCACCACTCTCGAGCCGCCGCGCTTCGAGACCAGCCGCCCCTTCCTCATCGCCGGTCTCGGCGAGCGCTACAGCTGCGAGACCAGCGCCGGCATTCCAATGCAATGGCAGCGCTTCGCACCCTATATCGGCAACATTCCAGGCGAAGTGCCTGGCGTCTTCTACGGCGTGTGCACGAATGGCGACGATGCCGGCAATTTCGACTATGTCGTCGGGGTCGAGGTGACGGATTTCTCCGATCTGCCGAAGGATTTCTATCGCGTGCGGGTGCCGGCGCGGAAATACGCGGTGTTCTCGCATCGCGAGCACATCTCGGCCATCCGCCGGACCATCAACACGATCTGGAACAGCTGGCTGCCGCCATCCGGCCACGAAATCGCCGACGCGCCGGAATTCGAGCGCTATGGACCCGAATTCGACGCGCGCACCGGCAATGGCGGGTTGGAGATCTGGTTGCCGGTGAAGGGGTGA